The Planktothrix tepida PCC 9214 genomic interval TTCCCTGTTCCCTGTTCCCTAGTGCTATTATAAAATTTTAAAACTTAATTTTAACTTAAAATCTTCTGATGATTCATGTATTAGGAATTGATGGTGGCGGTTCTAAAACGGTTTGTGTGTTAATGAGTGCTGATGGCAAAATATTAGGACACGGACAAGCTGGGCCATCGAATTATCAAACCATTGGAATTGAGGCTGCTAAAATAGCCATTATTTCAGCGATTCAACAAGCCGTTGAACATAGTTTTTTAGCCTTAGAAAGGTTCGTTCCCATTCAAGGGATTAGTTTAGGATTAGCCGGGGTAGGTCGTTCAGAAGATATTGAATTAATCCGCAATTTAATTGAAGAGATTCAAACCTCCTCAGAATTACCGATTGACTGGAAATTAACCCCAGAAAATATTATTATTAATAGTGATAGTGTCATTGCCTTAGTAGGCGGTTTAGGTCACTTTGTTGGTATTGTTGTAATAGCAGGAACAGGTTCCCATATCTTCGGAAAAAATCATCAAGGAATCAGTAAACGAGTCGGGGGTTGGGGGTATCTTTTAGGAGATGAAGGTAGTGGTTATGATATTGCGATTCAAGGGTTAAAATCGGCGTTACGTTCTTATGATGGTCG includes:
- a CDS encoding BadF/BadG/BcrA/BcrD ATPase family protein, encoding MIHVLGIDGGGSKTVCVLMSADGKILGHGQAGPSNYQTIGIEAAKIAIISAIQQAVEHSFLALERFVPIQGISLGLAGVGRSEDIELIRNLIEEIQTSSELPIDWKLTPENIIINSDSVIALVGGLGHFVGIVVIAGTGSHIFGKNHQGISKRVGGWGYLLGDEGSGYDIAIQGLKSALRSYDGRLESTQLIPAFQDALNLNSIEELIPVVYRQGWVVKDIASLAPIVDQVAASGDPIAQTIIKNAAHELALATEVAINHLFEPTESFEIVVMGGVWKGLANFRRQFEAEINAIAPLATIISPRHEPAYGAGLLALHTIG